ACCTCTCTTCTTTGACTTGATGAGCCTTTCTGGATAACCTGTTCATCCAGGACAGTGTCCAAGTAACCCTCCTATCCTCACTGTCCCTTCCAACTTACCTGAGAAGTGAATAAAAAGCCATGACATTCTCTTTCCACCCTGTCtactccttctttcctttctttcttcctcccagggAACATTTTCTGTGCCCACTCCATTCTTCTGTCTGTTTAACCTGCATAATAAATATGACTGCTGTTTATTGGGTATGTACTGTGTACTTGGAGctttatacatattatttcatttaattgacACCAGAACGCCAGTGAAATTCTCATTATACAGGTAGaaaaattaaggctcagagagcttaagtgaCTGATCCAAGGTCAAATACCTGGTTAGTAGTGAAGCTCATATTTGAGCCCAGGTCTGCCTAATTCCAAAACTTGTGTTCTTTTCATAGAGCTGTGGGATCTGTGCAGCCTTTCATATGAGGGCATAGGAGATGGAAGAGAGATCAGAAAATCTATTCAGGCATCTTGCCAGGTCATTgtttcaaaagaatattttagGCAAaactaaaggattttttttcctgcctcaggtTTATTTGTACAAACAGCACAGGTAGACATGAGCCCCATGCAGACAGCAGCCCAGGGGTCACACTAGTCCTTATTTCCTCACGTCAATAGATGAAAGCCTCTACTCTGGAGCCTTTGTGGGGGTCTGGGGGCCTTTGGGAGCCTCAGCTGCAGCTGAAGCTGTGGCCTTAGTCTGAGCCTTGTCCTTGGTCTTTGGCCGACAGAGCCTGAGACCCTTGGTGATGCAAGCATGAGCACGTTTCCCGAGCTTGGGGTGAGCAATGTAGGCAAGTCGACTGAGCTTGTGGCTGTTGCCCTTTGGAATCTTGGGCTTAACCTCCTTGGGCTTTACAAGAACCTTGATAGCCTCAGCACGTGCACTCATGGCTTTGGCGTTGTTGGCCTGCATCTTCTTCAGGCCCTTCTTGTTGTGCTTCTTGGCAAAGCGCATGTTCCTCAGGAACTTGGGGTCTACCCCCTTAAGAGATTCGTATCGTTGTGATCGGGGTTTTTTGATGCCGTTTCTGTGCCATTTTTGGGACTAgttgtgtgtggtgtggttcTTCGATTTGGCCATACCTGCACCGGAGCCGGGAGATCCCGAATCGCCTGGGACCAGAAGAGAAAGAGCAAGGATGTTTTAATGTAAACATAGTGAAAATCAGGAAATCCCCATCTTTATCAGATTGATTTAATTTAATACTTTCAGAATGAAGTACACACAGTGACTTCTGTATTTCTGGATACTTAGGAATTTAGCCTTCTGCTTGGTTCAGCTTGcgaatagaaaatgaaaaaagaaaattaaaaagtttcAAGAAATTATTGTGCAGTTTTACTCAGAAGTATGATGTTTCCTCCTTGAGAAAGGGGCTTAGTCAGGTTTGGTTTCCAGGTGGTACCCTTTGCTGATTAGAAGACATAATTTGTGATccaaaagaaataatcatttaCACAATTGATGTAAATTTACAGAACACATTATTCCAAGAAGTATATTACCTGCTATTGTGATGACAGCTGCTTTCATTTAGGAACAGCT
The nucleotide sequence above comes from Camelus dromedarius isolate mCamDro1 chromosome 10, mCamDro1.pat, whole genome shotgun sequence. Encoded proteins:
- the LOC105100406 gene encoding LOW QUALITY PROTEIN: large ribosomal subunit protein eL29-like (The sequence of the model RefSeq protein was modified relative to this genomic sequence to represent the inferred CDS: substituted 1 base at 1 genomic stop codon); translated protein: MAKSKNHTTHNXSQKWHRNGIKKPRSQRYESLKGVDPKFLRNMRFAKKHNKKGLKKMQANNAKAMSARAEAIKVLVKPKEVKPKIPKGNSHKLSRLAYIAHPKLGKRAHACITKGLRLCRPKTKDKAQTKATASAAAEAPKGPQTPTKAPE